The genomic stretch TTGTGTACGTTTAGGGATATAGTTTTCCAATGATGAGGTACAGACTTGGACAACTGAACAGATTATTACATGCCTTCATTTTTAGGTTTCAAATCCATGCCTTGCCTTTTTTGACACTTTGACAGTGATTGCAGCACAAACTGCAGATCAAATGAAAAGTACAGCTGCAGTATCTGGCATCTGGTAAACTGTTCATACTACCAAAGCAGAGTGCAGCACATTAGAAACACAAAATGATGTGGCCTTGTTTGACAAATGACCCAACACTGCCATTAATACACATCAAGTAATTTTTCTTTATGAGAAGCACCTTTTCCTCAGAACAGGAAACAGTCTCCTTGGGATCATGAACATTTTCTGTCAAAAAAATGCTTCTcagaatatgtatatgtacacagaatatatatattattatttttgaaggaTCAAGAGCTTTCCTTAGCAACAGACTGCATAAAAGCAGACCTCGCTCATTGGTTTTGTCCTGCCAGTAAAGCACTGACCTGTTGCTCCAGGAGAAGTGTATTTGTAGGAATAGCTGCAAAGGCCTTGTAgcttgatttgattttgtattgCTAGAATTGTAAGataggagaaagaaaaaaaatgaaagagggaAACACAATGAGtgataatatttaattttccccaagtaatcatgtaaatacaattttattgcaattaaatgcaattttcctgatcatgatttaaataatgtgccagattgcattttattctgacaaataaatatgattAAACAAATACGAGTCAGAATAGAAAGCACATAGATAATGGTACCCTGGCAACTGCAATCACTGGTGTTCTACTAAAAATAGAGACAGAATTTGTCATAATTGAAAGATGTATAACAATGTGTATTTGCTGCAGGAGTGGCCATGGAGTGGGCAGTTTCCACTTGACAAGAATCATGCACGGGTCATGCAATCACGCTGCGGGCCAACGTGCACAGTACCTTTCTCATTCTAGTCTCACTTTCAATGGGAGAGGATGAGAGCTCTGAAGTCCCACACCTCGGGGTCGGAGAGGGTAttgaggaagaggagagagaaggtGATGGGGTAGACTCAGCAAAGTCACGTGTCGGGGAGGGTGAGAGCATTAAGCGGTTGGGGGTGGGGATGGGAGAGAGCGAGATTGACCTGGGCGAGAGAGACCGAGGAGAGCAGGGAGAAAGGGAAGTAGAAAATGGTGGTGGggatggagagagtgtgtgaacCAAGCAGCTGGGACTATGTCTGTCTACAGATAAATGAATTCCATTTGCGCTTTGCAAAGGATACGCTGGGCAAGGTTCACTGTAGCTTGGCGCCCGAGAAATAGTAACTCTTGGTGTGGGTGAGGGCACAGGGTGCGTTTCTGAGGGACAGCTGGAGAAGGAACTGAATATAGGAGATATGGTGTTAAGTGTAGAATAGGGGGAGCACAGAGTGATGGGATTAGGAGCTGGTGAGAGAGGGGGTGCTGGACTAGCTGTAGGACTGGGGTAGGATGAGAAAGAGGGGCAGTTCTGAAGTGGGGGAACGAGATTTTTGGCAGGTTCAGGGGATTGACTCAGTGGATGCTCCAGCACACACAACGGTATTGACTCTGTAGAGGTAGGGGATGGAGGAGGTGTGAGACAATTCAAGGATGGTGATGTGGGCGTACGCACTAGAGGGGGTGAACTGCCAGACGGCATTTCTGTTGGGGACTGTGATCGGGATACCTCAAGAGAGACGGACGTCAAGCTTGAGGTAACAGAGCAGACATTCAAAGATGACAGACTTGCCGGACTATGAGGCCAGGAAGGGGAGAATGGCCTTTGCTCTGATATGTGTGGGAGATAACCCTTCCTTAGTATGGCAGTGAGGAGTGAAAGCTGCGATGGTGGAGGCCTGTGCCATGAACGTCCTAACGTAGCGCTTGGTGACATGTAGCCGGGTGTGAGTCTGTGGGGAGCAGGAGACAAACAGTGAGGTGGGGTTTGTAGCAGACTTGAGCCAGACGCTAAAGATTGGCGCTTGACTTTGACTATCGTTGGCGTAAATGCACCCGATCTGACCGAAGAGCAAGGAGAAACCGTACGGGAGAGAGAGGCTTGGGATCCTTCGGAGGACAATAAATGTAAAGCAGACCAGCTTTTCGCTCTGTCCGAGTCCGTGGATAGAATCGATTCTTTCGAGGACATTGGAGAAAAAAATCTTTCCATGACCAGGTGACTAGGGAAGCGATCTGAAATCTGAGGCCTTATCTCACATTTGCCAAAACGCTGGCCAGAAAAGAGACTGgagtgtattttagcagtgagagacgtGTGAAGACACGGCTGAAGTATGGATTTCTGTTCGTTAGCAAGTGTGTCCGACGCAGTGGATTCATGTTTTGTATTCAAATGATTTGAGTCGAGTCCTGCATTCTCTTTACAGACTGTAATTGGAGGAGCGGTAAGTTGGGCTGGGGTCATGTGAGCAGCAGGAGAATTGAActgagaagaaaagaaagatggGAAAAAGTTCagcatgttttctgttttaaatcaGATTGTTACCATAGTTttcttatttatataataaattgCAAGAAGGGTGAATCATAGTCATAGTTATGTAATGGGCAAGAAAGATGATTTTGTTGTCATGGTTACTGGTGATTCAATAAAGCACCATCTGGAAGTGAAGGTCATGAGATCAATGCACAAGCAATCCATTTACTGAACTCAACGCAAACCACTGAAATTCACTTAACTGTCACTTCAGACCTGATAAAACCCACTTTGGTTCAAACATTTTATCCGGAAACTGCTCTAAAGGTAATAATTTGAGTTTCACAGGATAATCTAGGGGCTTATTAAATGGTCAGTTAATGGTGAAGAAAGCTCCTTTACCATCACTGTGGACATGAAACCTTGAAAAGTAacttttatttacaaaaaatatgaatcCTAATTACTTGTTAGCAAGCTCATCCAAGTCAACCTAGCCAATAACATTGAACACCTGCAGGTGGTAATATCTCAGCTCCAGGTTTACCTTGGccacattttattattgtctgtcttcggctgtgtctgtgtgcttctGTGATGCGCCCTCGGGAACAAAAATCAATACTTTTCTCACCTGAACTTGAGCCCCCTGTTTCTTAGAGTCATCGCCTTGAGTCCCTGCAGTGTGATGTTTTTCACGATGATCTCCTTCCCCTTCATCAGAGTCGCCCACATACACAATCTCTGCCTTGAAAACACCATCTTCCACCATCGTCTCTTCAGTTGCCTTTCCTCTGGATAAGCCTAAATACTGATATAAGCAGAATGGTTATATTTTCTAATTCCATACACATATAGATATAATTTGCTCCAGTACATAATTTGCTGACATACTGTAggattgtatatattat from Amia ocellicauda isolate fAmiCal2 chromosome 23, fAmiCal2.hap1, whole genome shotgun sequence encodes the following:
- the mlip gene encoding muscular LMNA-interacting protein isoform X2; this encodes MEMEKQESFMHVTEEDRQTVRSKTPTTKLLSFTFIPAVRRLPIKAQVIPRGDNGQPSGRSHEYLGLSRGKATEETMVEDGVFKAEIVYVGDSDEGEGDHREKHHTAGTQGDDSKKQGAQVQFNSPAAHMTPAQLTAPPITVCKENAGLDSNHLNTKHESTASDTLANEQKSILQPCLHTSLTAKIHSSLFSGQRFGKCEIRPQISDRFPSHLVMERFFSPMSSKESILSTDSDRAKSWSALHLLSSEGSQASLSRTVSPCSSVRSGAFTPTIVKVKRQSLASGSSLLQTPPHCLSPAPHRLTPGYMSPSATLGRSWHRPPPSQLSLLTAILRKGYLPHISEQRPFSPSWPHSPASLSSLNVCSVTSSLTSVSLEVSRSQSPTEMPSGSSPPLVRTPTSPSLNCLTPPPSPTSTESIPLCVLEHPLSQSPEPAKNLVPPLQNCPSFSSYPSPTASPAPPLSPAPNPITLCSPYSTLNTISPIFSSFSSCPSETHPVPSPTPRVTISRAPSYSEPCPAYPLQSANGIHLSVDRHSPSCLVHTLSPSPPPFSTSLSPCSPRSLSPRSISLSPIPTPNRLMLSPSPTRDFAESTPSPSLSSSSIPSPTPRCGTSELSSSPIESETRMRKQYKIKSSYKAFAAIPTNTLLLEQQAIDEEVERQILPEATGDGSVTETHAEMCSPAELRQQSAELYAAIDQVLDEPLPMRVTTLPRSAGRETKYATFHLLPPGPTERQLTKPGVIRPVSVTPRLPEEEEEEEEYRANPFRQYLEELSDGELQKPPHPIVTIHENEALSSKELTNTGSGFRRTDGSKSLANQKLGKETIPEKDSPTNELLQIIEREDGDQDQKSTLGTEGSTVSTFNSSQIKMELRETHI
- the mlip gene encoding muscular LMNA-interacting protein isoform X1 — translated: MEMEKQESFMHVTEEDRQTVRSKTPTTKLLSFTFIPAVRRLPIKAQVIPRGDNGQPSGRSHEYLGLSRGKATEETMVEDGVFKAEIVYVGDSDEGEGDHREKHHTAGTQGDDSKKQGAQVQFNSPAAHMTPAQLTAPPITVCKENAGLDSNHLNTKHESTASDTLANEQKSILQPCLHTSLTAKIHSSLFSGQRFGKCEIRPQISDRFPSHLVMERFFSPMSSKESILSTDSDRAKSWSALHLLSSEGSQASLSRTVSPCSSVRSGAFTPTIVKVKRQSLASGSSLLQTPPHCLSPAPHRLTPGYMSPSATLGRSWHRPPPSQLSLLTAILRKGYLPHISEQRPFSPSWPHSPASLSSLNVCSVTSSLTSVSLEVSRSQSPTEMPSGSSPPLVRTPTSPSLNCLTPPPSPTSTESIPLCVLEHPLSQSPEPAKNLVPPLQNCPSFSSYPSPTASPAPPLSPAPNPITLCSPYSTLNTISPIFSSFSSCPSETHPVPSPTPRVTISRAPSYSEPCPAYPLQSANGIHLSVDRHSPSCLVHTLSPSPPPFSTSLSPCSPRSLSPRSISLSPIPTPNRLMLSPSPTRDFAESTPSPSLSSSSIPSPTPRCGTSELSSSPIESETRMRKQYKIKSSYKAFAAIPTNTLLLEQQAIDEEVERQILPEATGDGSVTETHAEMCSPAELRQQSAELYAAIDQVLDEPLPMRRSQSAPMSLQKLVDTDAPKRVTTLPRSAGRETKYATFHLLPPGPTERQLTKPGVIRPVSVTPRLPEEEEEEEEYRANPFRQYLEELSDGELQKPPHPIVTIHENEALSSKELTNTGSGFRRTDGSKSLANQKLGKETIPEKDSPTNELLQIIEREDGDQDQKSTLGTEGSTVSTFNSSQIKMELRETHI
- the mlip gene encoding muscular LMNA-interacting protein isoform X3; amino-acid sequence: MVEDGVFKAEIVYVGDSDEGEGDHREKHHTAGTQGDDSKKQGAQVQFNSPAAHMTPAQLTAPPITVCKENAGLDSNHLNTKHESTASDTLANEQKSILQPCLHTSLTAKIHSSLFSGQRFGKCEIRPQISDRFPSHLVMERFFSPMSSKESILSTDSDRAKSWSALHLLSSEGSQASLSRTVSPCSSVRSGAFTPTIVKVKRQSLASGSSLLQTPPHCLSPAPHRLTPGYMSPSATLGRSWHRPPPSQLSLLTAILRKGYLPHISEQRPFSPSWPHSPASLSSLNVCSVTSSLTSVSLEVSRSQSPTEMPSGSSPPLVRTPTSPSLNCLTPPPSPTSTESIPLCVLEHPLSQSPEPAKNLVPPLQNCPSFSSYPSPTASPAPPLSPAPNPITLCSPYSTLNTISPIFSSFSSCPSETHPVPSPTPRVTISRAPSYSEPCPAYPLQSANGIHLSVDRHSPSCLVHTLSPSPPPFSTSLSPCSPRSLSPRSISLSPIPTPNRLMLSPSPTRDFAESTPSPSLSSSSIPSPTPRCGTSELSSSPIESETRMRKQYKIKSSYKAFAAIPTNTLLLEQQAIDEEVERQILPEATGDGSVTETHAEMCSPAELRQQSAELYAAIDQVLDEPLPMRRSQSAPMSLQKLVDTDAPKRVTTLPRSAGRETKYATFHLLPPGPTERQLTKPGVIRPVSVTPRLPEEEEEEEEYRANPFRQYLEELSDGELQKPPHPIVTIHENEALSSKELTNTGSGFRRTDGSKSLANQKLGKETIPEKDSPTNELLQIIEREDGDQDQKSTLGTEGSTVSTFNSSQIKMELRETHI